The following proteins are co-located in the Phycisphaeraceae bacterium genome:
- a CDS encoding Gfo/Idh/MocA family oxidoreductase — MSNIRLGIIGMGFAGRQHLGASAAVDGLDVIAVADSQRLDGLPQHLQIFKSWNDLIKSRDIDAVSICLPHHLHRDAALAAIAAGKHVLLEKPIACNLDEAKDIVAAAKKAGITLVVELTHRFYKPMREARAAIEQGVLGKLVVATDRIVQYIPEGYSSWIYSRDKAGGGVALTNGVHMLDRLAFITGKRLSFTSGHAGYTQGMGDAEDTAAMLLQFEDGIPAQFLASWRRGSPMQMDDELTVYGTNGTIRIFAWRGWRFEPLNGEARETHSFPKEWGLADVVRSAMSSAMQEFADAVKTGVSIHPLTEAALTSQTLIDAFYRHVGAV; from the coding sequence GTGTCCAACATACGGCTTGGCATTATCGGGATGGGTTTTGCAGGACGGCAGCATCTGGGAGCAAGTGCGGCGGTTGACGGCCTGGATGTTATTGCGGTAGCGGATTCACAGCGGTTGGATGGCCTGCCGCAGCATCTTCAAATTTTCAAGTCATGGAATGATTTGATTAAATCCCGCGATATCGATGCGGTCAGTATCTGTTTGCCTCATCATCTCCATCGCGATGCTGCGCTGGCTGCCATTGCTGCGGGAAAGCACGTGCTCCTGGAAAAACCGATCGCCTGCAACCTTGATGAAGCAAAAGACATTGTCGCCGCTGCAAAAAAAGCCGGGATCACTCTGGTTGTTGAATTGACGCATCGTTTTTACAAGCCAATGCGTGAGGCCCGCGCTGCGATTGAGCAGGGCGTCCTTGGCAAGCTGGTGGTTGCTACGGATCGCATTGTCCAATACATCCCGGAAGGATATTCATCATGGATATACAGCCGCGATAAGGCTGGCGGGGGTGTCGCGCTGACCAATGGCGTTCATATGCTCGACCGTCTTGCGTTCATAACGGGGAAACGATTGAGTTTTACCAGCGGACATGCGGGATATACGCAGGGTATGGGAGATGCGGAGGATACAGCCGCCATGCTGTTGCAATTTGAAGATGGAATACCGGCGCAATTTCTGGCGTCGTGGCGACGCGGTTCTCCGATGCAGATGGATGATGAGCTGACGGTTTACGGTACCAACGGCACGATTCGCATTTTTGCATGGCGCGGGTGGAGATTTGAACCGCTCAACGGTGAGGCCCGCGAGACTCATAGCTTTCCAAAAGAGTGGGGTCTGGCTGACGTGGTACGGAGTGCAATGTCTTCAGCGATGCAGGAGTTTGCGGATGCGGTAAAAACAGGAGTAAGTATTCATCCCCTTACCGAAGCTGCGCTGACGTCACAAACGCTCATTGATGCGTTTTATCGCCATGTGGGTGCTGTCTGA
- a CDS encoding DUF4838 domain-containing protein: MTTVLLSMVGCANDSVINTRPAHTLTLAENGQPLLPVCISSAASDKTKHVADELAAYLSRITGGKFEVRVGDGATGIVLGTLAEFPDPELIEPLAIRDTCDGREAFAIRTETGRVRLIGATELGTSHAAFRLLEELGCRWFFPAPEWEVIPSRPTLTVSLDLNDRPAILSRRIWWGYGFFDAKARADYEAWARHNRMAASRTIYAGHAWQSIIEENSKVFADHPEYLALVKGKREGPQLCVSNPAVRQIASDWAMDYLKRNPNADMVSLETSDGDGHCECDACRKLGSISDRVFGLANEVARRVAHEMPGKMVGLYAYNDHCEPPSFALEPNVYVQMTAGFIRGKYTFDELMERWPKVASNFGFYEYLSVWLWDFDMPPGGRGANVKYIRDQIRRYAAIGATSLDCESGNNWGLHGRGYYIANKLMWNPKADLDTLLDDFYQQAFGPAAEPMRRYYERLDPGNDPLLSEHLLALALRDLDDATRLAAGHPEVITRIDQLKQYQHYVRLRWEHDRAADKAMRRDLALAALRHVYRARYSYMNHWEAMRQGWTPVAATEFNEPSWSFHQKDNPWRVEEPLSHDETDRLFREDMDRFQPQAVEERQFSSDLVPSGIVTDTPAASSQRFQNGCRYALYSRAGEPLSLTITTGIIAWYRDRAEAHYTVTSADGKKIASERLPQDGAKHLVNITVPSAGLYWMEFDDQGAAWGIEVPAGVPVTIDLRHASQHHLGHMQRMYFYVPKGTRRIDYYWQGGPHQVRGPDGKPIAKVETSGRFVSIPVPEGTDGYAWSLSELALGQLRFFNIPNYLAGSPNALLLPREVVNADRPASNQATSGK, translated from the coding sequence ATGACGACTGTGCTCTTGAGCATGGTCGGGTGCGCCAATGACTCAGTCATCAATACTCGGCCAGCGCACACGCTCACGCTCGCTGAAAACGGCCAGCCGCTGTTGCCCGTCTGCATTTCATCTGCCGCGTCTGACAAGACAAAGCATGTCGCTGATGAGTTAGCTGCCTATCTGTCGCGCATCACGGGAGGCAAGTTCGAGGTGCGTGTCGGCGATGGTGCGACAGGCATTGTCTTGGGGACGCTTGCGGAATTTCCTGATCCCGAACTGATCGAGCCATTGGCGATCCGCGATACGTGTGACGGCCGCGAAGCCTTTGCCATCCGTACCGAGACTGGCCGCGTGCGATTGATCGGAGCTACCGAGTTGGGGACATCGCACGCAGCGTTTCGGTTACTCGAAGAGCTTGGCTGTCGTTGGTTCTTTCCCGCGCCGGAATGGGAGGTAATCCCATCACGTCCGACGCTTACCGTTTCACTCGATCTCAATGATCGGCCGGCGATCCTGTCGCGGCGGATCTGGTGGGGTTATGGATTCTTTGATGCGAAGGCCCGCGCCGACTACGAAGCATGGGCACGTCACAACCGCATGGCGGCATCACGCACGATCTATGCCGGGCACGCATGGCAGTCGATCATTGAGGAGAACAGTAAAGTTTTCGCTGACCATCCTGAGTATCTGGCCCTCGTAAAGGGGAAACGTGAGGGGCCGCAATTATGCGTCTCCAATCCGGCGGTACGACAAATCGCTTCCGATTGGGCAATGGACTACCTGAAGCGAAACCCGAATGCCGACATGGTGTCGCTTGAAACGTCTGACGGTGATGGTCATTGTGAGTGTGATGCGTGCCGTAAGTTGGGGAGCATTTCAGACCGTGTTTTCGGACTCGCCAATGAAGTAGCCCGCCGCGTGGCTCACGAGATGCCGGGCAAGATGGTTGGCCTCTACGCATATAACGATCATTGCGAACCGCCGTCATTCGCGCTCGAACCAAATGTTTACGTGCAGATGACAGCCGGGTTCATCCGGGGGAAGTACACGTTTGATGAGTTGATGGAGCGTTGGCCAAAGGTGGCCAGTAACTTTGGTTTCTACGAATATCTGTCCGTCTGGCTCTGGGATTTTGACATGCCGCCGGGTGGACGAGGTGCGAACGTCAAATATATCCGAGATCAAATCCGCCGCTATGCCGCGATCGGTGCCACCAGCCTTGATTGTGAGAGCGGCAACAACTGGGGACTTCATGGTCGAGGCTACTACATCGCCAACAAACTGATGTGGAATCCGAAAGCCGATTTGGACACCTTGTTAGACGATTTCTATCAACAGGCATTTGGTCCCGCAGCCGAGCCGATGCGGCGTTACTACGAACGGTTGGATCCCGGTAACGATCCGCTCCTGAGTGAACACCTGCTGGCTCTTGCACTGCGAGATCTTGACGACGCGACTCGACTTGCTGCCGGGCATCCTGAGGTGATCACGCGGATCGATCAACTCAAGCAATATCAGCACTACGTGCGGCTACGATGGGAGCATGATCGTGCAGCGGATAAAGCGATGCGGCGAGACCTGGCTTTGGCTGCATTGCGGCATGTCTATCGCGCTCGTTACAGCTACATGAACCACTGGGAAGCGATGCGTCAGGGATGGACTCCGGTGGCAGCCACGGAGTTCAACGAGCCTTCTTGGAGCTTTCATCAAAAGGACAATCCTTGGCGCGTTGAGGAACCGCTTAGCCACGATGAAACTGATCGCCTCTTCCGCGAGGATATGGACCGTTTCCAGCCGCAGGCTGTGGAAGAGCGGCAATTCTCATCAGACTTGGTGCCGAGCGGAATCGTCACCGATACTCCGGCTGCTTCGTCACAACGATTCCAGAATGGATGTCGCTATGCACTTTACAGTCGAGCGGGGGAGCCGCTCAGCCTGACCATCACGACGGGAATTATCGCCTGGTATCGCGACCGGGCGGAGGCGCACTACACGGTGACTTCAGCGGACGGCAAAAAGATAGCGTCCGAGCGGTTACCTCAGGATGGCGCCAAACATCTGGTCAACATCACGGTACCGTCCGCGGGACTGTATTGGATGGAGTTTGACGATCAAGGGGCAGCGTGGGGTATCGAAGTACCAGCAGGTGTTCCTGTAACAATCGACCTACGTCATGCGTCACAGCACCATCTGGGCCATATGCAGCGAATGTACTTTTACGTGCCCAAAGGAACACGCCGGATTGACTATTACTGGCAGGGCGGTCCTCATCAAGTTCGCGGGCCGGACGGCAAACCCATAGCGAAGGTGGAAACAAGCGGCCGATTCGTATCTATTCCCGTACCCGAAGGGACCGATGGGTATGCCTGGTCGTTGTCAGAATTGGCTCTTGGACAGTTACGATTTTTCAACATACCTAACTACCTTGCAGGTTCACCCAATGCGCTGTTGCTGCCACGCGAGGTTGTCAATGCGGATCGGCCGGCATCGAACCAGGCCACGAGCGGCAAGTGA
- a CDS encoding GntR family transcriptional regulator has product MTPQLRTPDFHNRGQTRRAYKRLIRFIRSEGLGRGEKLPAQQELWRKLGLNNSTLGGAMQMLVSTGALTRKTRVGTVIADPTKIPPVEWAVGVITPHLPPQGTNSFFTSLTVRMQQALAHQNCRCTAYVHADSGHDPLLSAVPPVHLDLERGDLDGLVLLTSIPLHNWREIESRGVVLCHTPIWREAPCGVIIDEAEMASRAIEIMAGRGAKKIALVHTSWEFDRREQTLVERSLALAKLAPCDLIQFKTEPGVLDGQRIASSLLQKPEQDRPEGIIVFDDHFAMGMTSVLREAGNYSPMIAVQTNRQLPLVYGLPVIPFEVDIDELTRRTAALMLERLVNPATAARVERFAPQLKDGFS; this is encoded by the coding sequence ATGACCCCGCAACTACGGACGCCGGATTTCCACAATCGCGGCCAGACAAGGCGAGCCTATAAGCGTCTCATCCGCTTTATCCGCTCTGAAGGCCTTGGTCGAGGCGAGAAACTGCCGGCGCAGCAGGAGTTATGGCGAAAACTCGGCCTCAACAACAGCACGCTCGGCGGGGCGATGCAAATGCTTGTCTCTACCGGAGCGCTGACACGAAAAACTCGTGTCGGTACCGTGATAGCCGATCCGACGAAAATCCCTCCGGTTGAATGGGCGGTCGGAGTAATCACGCCGCACCTGCCTCCACAGGGGACTAACTCGTTCTTTACGAGCCTGACCGTGCGAATGCAGCAGGCTCTCGCCCATCAGAACTGCCGATGCACGGCGTATGTTCACGCGGACAGCGGCCATGATCCCTTGCTTTCCGCGGTTCCACCGGTTCATCTAGACCTTGAACGTGGGGACCTGGACGGCCTCGTATTGTTAACTTCGATTCCGCTCCATAATTGGCGCGAGATCGAGTCTCGTGGTGTAGTTCTCTGTCATACGCCGATCTGGCGCGAAGCGCCATGCGGTGTCATCATTGATGAAGCAGAGATGGCGAGTCGTGCCATCGAGATAATGGCAGGGCGTGGTGCGAAGAAAATCGCTCTGGTTCACACGAGTTGGGAGTTTGATCGTCGGGAACAGACGCTGGTGGAGCGAAGTCTCGCGTTGGCGAAATTAGCTCCATGCGATCTTATTCAATTCAAAACGGAACCGGGCGTACTGGACGGCCAGAGAATTGCCTCCTCTCTGCTTCAGAAGCCGGAACAGGATCGACCCGAAGGGATCATTGTCTTTGACGATCACTTCGCGATGGGTATGACCAGCGTGCTGCGAGAAGCGGGTAATTACAGTCCGATGATTGCGGTTCAGACGAATCGGCAATTGCCGCTGGTGTATGGGCTGCCGGTGATTCCATTTGAAGTGGATATTGATGAGTTGACGCGCCGAACTGCTGCGCTCATGCTCGAACGTCTGGTCAATCCCGCCA